In a single window of the Massilia oculi genome:
- the nadB gene encoding L-aspartate oxidase, which translates to MKFDVAIVGSGLAGLSVALHLAETRKVAIISKRALRDGASSWAQGGIAAVLDSGDSHDQHIDDTLVAGAGLCDEGATRTIVEGGRAAIEWLIEQGVPFTRDATAELGFHLTREGGHSQRRIIHAADATGHAVQVTLEQKVRAHPNIALFEHHVAIDVITSDKLGAPALVGQPQCYGLYVQDIESGQVLTFEAEHTVLATGGAGKVYLYTTNPDTATGDGIAMAWRARCRVSNMEFIQFHPTCLYHPYAKSFLITEAIRGEGGLLKLPREAGAVAGTRFMPAHDERGELAPRDVVARAIDFEMKKRGLDHVDLDISHQDPAFLKEHFPTIYARCLELGIDITREPIPVVPAVHFTCGGVVTDLAGRTDIPGLYAVGETACTGLHGANRLASNSLLECVVVGRACAEHIAGSSPVEHPALPAWDESRVTNADEEVVIAHNWDELRRFMWNYVGIVRTTKRLERAEHRIKLLKEEIDEYYRNFRITPDLLELRNLVEVAHLIVKSALSRHESRGLHYSRDFPDTLPKALPSVLTPRRR; encoded by the coding sequence ATGAAATTTGACGTCGCGATCGTCGGCAGCGGCCTGGCCGGCCTGTCCGTTGCCCTGCACCTGGCCGAGACCCGCAAGGTCGCCATCATCTCGAAGCGCGCACTGCGCGATGGCGCCAGCAGCTGGGCCCAGGGCGGGATCGCCGCCGTCCTCGATTCGGGCGACAGTCATGACCAGCACATCGACGACACCCTGGTCGCCGGCGCCGGCCTGTGCGACGAAGGCGCGACCCGCACCATCGTCGAGGGCGGCCGCGCCGCGATCGAATGGCTGATCGAGCAAGGCGTGCCGTTCACCCGCGACGCCACGGCCGAACTGGGCTTCCACCTGACCCGCGAAGGCGGCCATAGCCAGCGCCGCATCATCCATGCCGCCGACGCCACCGGCCACGCGGTGCAGGTGACCCTGGAACAGAAGGTGCGCGCGCATCCGAATATCGCCCTGTTCGAGCACCACGTGGCGATCGACGTCATTACCTCCGACAAGCTGGGCGCGCCGGCGCTGGTGGGCCAGCCGCAATGCTATGGCCTGTATGTGCAGGATATCGAGAGCGGCCAGGTGCTGACCTTCGAGGCCGAACACACGGTGCTGGCCACCGGCGGCGCCGGCAAGGTCTACCTGTACACCACCAATCCCGACACCGCCACCGGCGACGGCATCGCCATGGCATGGCGCGCCCGCTGCCGGGTGTCGAACATGGAGTTCATCCAGTTCCATCCGACCTGCCTGTACCATCCCTACGCCAAATCCTTCCTGATCACCGAGGCGATCCGCGGCGAAGGCGGATTGCTCAAGCTGCCGCGCGAAGCCGGCGCCGTGGCCGGCACCCGCTTCATGCCGGCCCACGACGAGCGCGGCGAACTGGCCCCGCGCGACGTCGTCGCCCGCGCGATCGACTTCGAGATGAAGAAGCGCGGCCTGGATCACGTGGACCTGGACATCAGCCACCAGGATCCGGCCTTCCTCAAGGAGCACTTCCCGACGATTTACGCGCGCTGCCTGGAGCTCGGCATCGACATCACGCGCGAGCCGATCCCCGTCGTGCCGGCCGTGCACTTTACCTGCGGCGGCGTGGTCACCGACCTGGCCGGACGCACCGACATCCCCGGCCTGTACGCGGTGGGCGAAACCGCCTGCACCGGCCTGCACGGCGCCAACCGCCTGGCCAGCAATTCGCTGCTGGAATGCGTGGTGGTGGGGCGCGCCTGCGCCGAGCATATTGCTGGCAGCAGCCCGGTCGAGCATCCGGCCTTGCCGGCCTGGGACGAAAGCCGGGTCACCAATGCCGACGAAGAAGTGGTCATTGCGCACAACTGGGACGAGCTGCGCCGTTTCATGTGGAATTACGTCGGCATCGTGCGCACCACTAAGCGCCTCGAGCGGGCCGAGCACCGCATCAAGCTGCTCAAGGAAGAGATCGACGAGTATTACCGCAACTTCCGCATCACGCCCGACCTGCTGGAGCTGCGCAACCTGGTCGAGGTGGCGCACCTGATCGTCAAGAGCGCGCTGTCGCGCCACGAAAGCCGCGGCCTGCACTATTCGCGCGATTTCCCGGACACCCTGCCGAAGGCGCTGCCGAGCGTCCTGACGCCGCGCCGCCGCTGA
- a CDS encoding pyridoxamine 5'-phosphate oxidase family protein, which yields MTADRHHAAALADRIGSMRFAMFTFRDQYDHLVSQPMTKQDIDAEGGLWFFVNSTTELWDSIGHQPEVNVSFADNENSTYVSVSGRAERVVDRAQVQARWNPMVQAWFPAGPEDQHAVLVRVDPHAAEYWDSNDSKMVRLFAMAKAAVTGTQPDVDGEHGTIKL from the coding sequence ATGACCGCAGACCGTCACCACGCAGCCGCGCTCGCCGACAGGATCGGCTCGATGCGCTTCGCCATGTTCACCTTCCGCGACCAGTACGACCACCTGGTCAGCCAGCCGATGACCAAGCAGGACATCGATGCCGAAGGCGGCCTGTGGTTCTTCGTCAATTCGACCACCGAACTGTGGGACAGCATTGGACACCAGCCCGAGGTCAACGTCAGCTTCGCCGACAACGAGAACAGCACCTATGTCTCGGTCAGCGGCCGCGCCGAACGGGTGGTCGACCGGGCGCAAGTCCAGGCCCGTTGGAATCCGATGGTGCAGGCCTGGTTCCCGGCCGGCCCGGAAGACCAGCACGCCGTGCTGGTGCGGGTCGATCCGCATGCCGCCGAATATTGGGACTCGAACGACAGCAAGATGGTGCGCCTGTTCGCCATGGCCAAGGCGGCCGTGACCGGCACCCAGCCGGACGTGGACGGCGAGCACGGGACCATCAAGCTGTAA
- the pnuC gene encoding nicotinamide riboside transporter PnuC, which yields MPSPLELAANAFTAAAILLAGRNHVHTWWTGIVGCTLFGVLFAQNHLYADVVLQMFFVGTGALGWWRWLHGNNGAPLPITHAGWRSLAWMIPAGIAATAAYGALLHFYTNAYAPFIDSAVLVFSVIAQLLMMQRRIENWPVWLLVNTIAVPLYYSRGLYLTAFLYLCFWVNAIVSWVWWTRLARRQAGA from the coding sequence ATCCCGAGCCCGCTCGAACTGGCGGCCAACGCCTTCACGGCCGCCGCCATCCTGCTGGCTGGCCGCAACCACGTCCACACCTGGTGGACGGGCATCGTCGGCTGCACGCTGTTCGGCGTGTTGTTCGCCCAAAACCATTTATATGCCGACGTCGTGCTGCAGATGTTCTTCGTCGGCACCGGGGCGCTGGGCTGGTGGCGCTGGCTGCACGGCAACAACGGCGCGCCGCTGCCGATCACCCACGCCGGCTGGCGCAGCCTGGCATGGATGATCCCGGCCGGGATCGCCGCCACCGCCGCCTACGGCGCCTTGCTGCATTTTTATACGAATGCCTACGCGCCCTTCATCGATTCGGCGGTGCTGGTGTTCAGCGTCATCGCCCAGCTCCTGATGATGCAGCGGCGCATCGAGAACTGGCCGGTGTGGCTGCTGGTCAATACCATCGCCGTGCCGTTGTACTACAGCCGCGGGCTCTACCTGACGGCCTTTCTTTACCTGTGCTTCTGGGTCAATGCGATCGTGTCCTGGGTGTGGTGGACCAGGCTGGCCCGCCGCCAGGCGGGCGCTTGA
- a CDS encoding four-helix bundle copper-binding protein, protein MESPDYAACIAACNACADACDRCAGACLREEDVKMMARCIALDIDCAQLCRLAAAVMARGGESAAALCGVCAEACDRCAEECAKHPMDHCQACAAACRECADACRRMAAAA, encoded by the coding sequence ATGGAAAGCCCCGACTACGCCGCCTGCATCGCGGCCTGCAATGCCTGTGCCGACGCCTGCGACCGCTGCGCCGGGGCCTGCCTGCGCGAGGAAGACGTCAAGATGATGGCGCGCTGCATTGCCCTCGACATCGACTGCGCCCAGCTGTGCCGCCTGGCGGCGGCCGTCATGGCGCGCGGCGGCGAGAGCGCCGCAGCCCTGTGCGGCGTCTGCGCCGAGGCCTGCGACCGCTGCGCCGAGGAGTGCGCAAAGCACCCGATGGACCACTGCCAGGCATGCGCCGCGGCCTGCCGCGAATGCGCCGACGCATGCCGGCGCATGGCCGCGGCCGCTTAA
- a CDS encoding tyrosine-type recombinase/integrase, whose amino-acid sequence MPVFLPIDLDPLPTEHPDRAAASRPDTGIFSGVHDEPVTSARNDAELAREYISHGELSPKSIANLQKELYRFLTWCREEAKKTFQQLNVADLNAYKEFIRNPPPEWVCTTKWPRNDARYRPFSGPLSDTSRRQSMIAIKGLLAFAEHTGYLRRNPARLVRNVRAPHAGRITRYLTPAALAYALAAAEARDADSEAAARQRARDRFLLIAFAQTGARLNEIVSARMGSIYSEGDGRWWLDVLGKGNKPRRLPVPPATLAAYRDYRRAFGLLEQTSRGDHMPLVLSSRTRDHVRVTDEAASEALKAIFQLAASEAAARGDGDSASMLRQASPHWLRHSMLTNHANSGVQLKTLQDTAGHANIATTAGYLHKTDKERHDEILGAGGKGIL is encoded by the coding sequence ATGCCCGTCTTTCTGCCGATCGACCTTGACCCGCTGCCCACGGAACATCCCGACCGGGCGGCGGCAAGTCGTCCGGATACGGGCATCTTCTCCGGCGTGCACGACGAACCGGTCACCTCGGCCCGCAACGACGCCGAACTGGCGCGCGAGTACATATCGCACGGCGAACTGAGCCCCAAGTCGATCGCCAACCTGCAAAAGGAGCTGTACCGCTTCCTGACCTGGTGCCGCGAAGAAGCGAAAAAGACCTTCCAGCAGCTGAACGTGGCCGACCTGAACGCCTACAAGGAGTTCATCCGCAACCCGCCACCGGAATGGGTATGCACCACCAAATGGCCGCGCAACGATGCGCGCTACCGCCCATTCTCCGGCCCGCTGTCCGACACCAGCCGGCGCCAGTCCATGATCGCCATCAAGGGCTTGCTGGCATTCGCCGAGCACACCGGCTACCTGCGCCGCAACCCGGCGCGGCTGGTGCGCAATGTCCGGGCGCCGCATGCCGGCCGCATCACGCGCTACCTGACGCCGGCCGCGCTGGCCTATGCGCTGGCTGCGGCCGAGGCGCGCGACGCCGATTCCGAAGCCGCGGCGCGCCAGCGCGCCCGCGACCGTTTCCTGCTGATCGCCTTCGCCCAGACCGGCGCGCGCCTCAACGAGATCGTCAGTGCCCGCATGGGTTCGATCTACAGCGAGGGCGACGGCCGCTGGTGGCTGGATGTCCTGGGCAAAGGCAACAAGCCGCGCCGGCTGCCGGTGCCGCCGGCCACGCTGGCCGCCTATCGCGACTACCGGCGCGCCTTCGGCCTGCTGGAGCAGACCAGCCGCGGCGACCATATGCCGCTGGTGCTGTCGAGCCGCACGCGCGACCACGTGCGCGTCACCGACGAGGCGGCGTCCGAGGCGCTGAAGGCGATCTTCCAGCTGGCCGCCAGCGAGGCGGCGGCGCGGGGCGACGGCGACAGCGCGTCCATGCTGCGCCAGGCGTCACCGCATTGGCTACGCCACAGCATGCTGACCAACCACGCCAATAGCGGGGTGCAGCTCAAGACCCTCCAGGACACGGCCGGCCACGCCAATATCGCCACCACCGCCGGCTATCTGCACAAGACCGACAAGGAACGCCACGACGAAATCCTCGGCGCCGGCGGCAAGGGCATTCTGTAG
- a CDS encoding amidohydrolase: MNQLALALFAAGILAASTAQAQADLIITNGKIATMAGEGEGKEEFVQALAVKDGKIAATGSNEQVLRLKRKDTRVVDVGGRTVIPGLNDSHTHVIRAGLNYNMEVRWDGVRSLKRAMEMLKEQAARTPEGQWVKVVGGWTEHQFAEKRLPTLAEINAAVPDKPVFILYLYGKAFLNRKGIETLGYTKETTYPEGELELDAAGKPTGLLLAKPNAMILYSTLARTNKLDRADQRNSTLHFYRDLNRLGMTSAVDAGGGGQAYPDDYGVTIELAKEGKLSVRTAYYLFAQKAGKELEDYERWIGMTKPNRNDHLFYANGFTTEGAGENLVSSAADFENFLEPRPELPHHMEDELERVVTLLVKNRWPFRIHATYGESIERDLAVIEKVNRSTPLAGLRWIVDHAETVTDDQLKRIKALGGGVAVQNRMYFQGEAYRARYGAQTRQLPPIRKMLELGLPVGLGTDGTRVSSYGPWPSIYWAVTGKTAGGLATWQARDVLTRHEALKLMTRGSAWMSGEEDVKGRLVEGQYADFAVLPQDYFTMDVEKIKDLESVLTVVNGQVVYGAGQFETLSPALPAVSPAWSPVRQFGGYQNR, encoded by the coding sequence ATGAATCAACTCGCCCTCGCACTGTTCGCCGCCGGCATCCTGGCCGCGTCGACCGCCCAGGCCCAGGCCGACCTGATCATCACCAACGGCAAGATCGCGACCATGGCGGGGGAAGGTGAAGGGAAGGAAGAATTCGTGCAGGCGCTGGCGGTCAAGGACGGCAAGATCGCCGCCACCGGTAGCAACGAGCAGGTATTGCGCCTCAAACGCAAAGACACCCGGGTCGTCGACGTCGGCGGGCGCACCGTGATCCCGGGCCTGAACGACTCCCACACCCACGTGATCCGCGCGGGCCTGAACTACAATATGGAAGTGCGCTGGGACGGCGTGCGCAGCCTGAAGCGGGCGATGGAAATGCTCAAGGAGCAGGCGGCGCGCACGCCCGAGGGCCAGTGGGTCAAGGTCGTGGGCGGCTGGACCGAACACCAGTTCGCCGAAAAACGCCTGCCCACGCTGGCCGAGATCAATGCCGCGGTGCCCGACAAGCCGGTCTTCATCCTCTATTTGTATGGCAAGGCCTTCCTGAACCGGAAGGGCATCGAGACGCTCGGCTATACCAAAGAGACGACATACCCCGAGGGCGAACTGGAACTCGACGCCGCCGGCAAGCCGACCGGGCTGCTGCTGGCCAAGCCGAACGCCATGATCCTGTACTCGACCCTGGCCAGGACCAACAAGCTCGATCGTGCCGACCAGCGCAACTCGACCTTGCACTTCTACCGCGACCTGAACCGCCTGGGGATGACCAGCGCCGTCGATGCCGGCGGTGGCGGCCAGGCCTATCCGGACGATTACGGCGTGACGATCGAACTTGCCAAAGAGGGCAAGCTCAGTGTGCGCACCGCGTATTACCTGTTCGCCCAGAAGGCCGGCAAGGAGCTGGAAGACTACGAGCGCTGGATCGGGATGACCAAGCCGAACCGCAACGACCACCTGTTCTACGCCAACGGCTTCACCACCGAGGGCGCAGGCGAGAACCTGGTCTCGAGCGCGGCCGACTTCGAGAACTTCCTGGAGCCGCGGCCCGAGCTGCCGCACCATATGGAAGACGAACTCGAGCGCGTGGTGACCCTGCTGGTCAAGAACCGCTGGCCGTTCCGCATCCACGCCACCTATGGCGAAAGCATCGAGCGCGACCTGGCCGTGATCGAAAAGGTCAACCGCAGCACGCCGCTGGCCGGCCTGCGCTGGATCGTCGACCACGCCGAGACGGTGACCGACGACCAGCTGAAACGCATCAAGGCGCTGGGCGGTGGCGTGGCGGTGCAGAACCGCATGTACTTCCAGGGCGAAGCTTACCGGGCGCGCTATGGCGCCCAGACCCGGCAACTGCCGCCGATCCGCAAGATGCTCGAGCTGGGCCTGCCGGTGGGCCTGGGCACCGACGGCACGCGGGTGAGCAGCTATGGTCCCTGGCCGTCGATCTACTGGGCTGTGACCGGAAAGACCGCCGGCGGCCTGGCGACCTGGCAGGCCAGGGACGTGTTGACGCGCCACGAAGCCCTCAAGCTCATGACCCGCGGCAGCGCCTGGATGAGCGGCGAAGAAGACGTCAAGGGCAGGCTGGTCGAAGGCCAGTACGCCGACTTCGCGGTGCTGCCGCAGGATTATTTCACCATGGACGTGGAGAAGATCAAGGACCTGGAAAGCGTGCTGACGGTGGTGAACGGGCAGGTGGTGTATGGCGCTGGCCAGTTCGAAACACTGTCCCCGGCGCTGCCGGCGGTGTCCCCGGCCTGGAGTCCGGTGCGCCAGTTCGGCGGCTACCAGAACCGCTGA
- a CDS encoding sensor histidine kinase: protein MLLAAFTVPTTIAVVALFLHSYGREQAGIERASQDVARALMLAIDHELGSAQAALQALATSPSLDNHDLRAFHAQAIEVLQSRPGNVLVASSPDLRQVINTGRPFGAPLPHHGDPGEIRSVFETGRPAVSDLYVGPTVNRLLSSVDVPVVRAGEVRYVLSMQYYGERLGAILERQQAPPGATVTIYDGNARTVWSSRGGRAEVGRRASEALAAGFALGSEGTVDEAGGVTVFSHSSLSAWTVAIARQRSALNANLWQSLEWIVIGGCALLALGAGLVALIGTRIEAALRGLVHPAIALGHGEQVVLPPLPLDEALDVGHALVQAAALLHERTVQRDEAERAERMLREAKRAVERNEAFLRGIFEESPDGILLVGHDGRVTRANVQAERMFGYAAGALEGLALDALLVESGESPTSVYERMRAAPARSGMAGTTHLRGLRPDGQAFAADAMANPLPERALLIVTVRDVSAGWEQEKALRQAFKDKSTLLKELYHRVKNNLQLIVSLFNLQARTMEEGRERQALLEAADRVRAMALVHERLYQSRSLGTIRLDDYMRELCDQLANAASARERGIALALDAAPVEVGLDVAVPLGLLLNEIVSNSLKHAFPDGRAGAIRISLAPLAGAAQRGDDTLQLVVCDDGIGLPPEAERTSRPTLGLKLAAALSEQLLASLTFENRDGACVSLTFRARGHGGHDAGPVPDSSSRPSLAGADDSIPG, encoded by the coding sequence ATGCTGCTGGCGGCCTTCACGGTCCCGACCACGATTGCCGTGGTCGCACTGTTCCTGCATTCCTATGGCCGGGAGCAGGCCGGGATCGAGCGCGCCTCGCAGGACGTCGCGCGGGCGCTGATGCTGGCCATCGATCACGAGCTGGGCAGCGCCCAGGCCGCGCTGCAGGCGCTGGCGACCTCGCCCAGCCTCGACAACCATGACCTGCGCGCCTTCCACGCCCAGGCGATCGAGGTGCTGCAATCGCGCCCGGGCAACGTGCTGGTGGCGTCAAGTCCAGACCTGCGCCAGGTGATCAATACAGGCCGGCCGTTCGGCGCGCCGCTGCCGCACCACGGCGATCCCGGCGAAATCCGCAGCGTGTTCGAGACTGGGCGCCCTGCGGTGTCGGACCTGTACGTGGGCCCCACCGTGAACCGCCTGCTCAGCAGCGTCGACGTGCCGGTGGTGCGCGCCGGGGAGGTCCGCTACGTGCTGTCGATGCAGTACTACGGCGAGCGCCTGGGAGCCATCCTCGAACGCCAGCAGGCGCCTCCCGGCGCCACCGTCACGATTTACGACGGCAACGCCCGCACCGTGTGGAGCAGCCGCGGCGGGCGCGCCGAGGTAGGCCGACGCGCCAGTGAGGCGCTGGCGGCCGGATTCGCGCTGGGTTCCGAAGGCACGGTCGACGAGGCCGGCGGGGTGACCGTGTTCAGCCATTCGTCGCTATCCGCCTGGACGGTGGCGATCGCCCGGCAGCGCAGTGCGCTCAATGCCAATCTTTGGCAATCGCTTGAATGGATCGTCATCGGTGGGTGCGCCCTGCTGGCGCTGGGCGCCGGCCTGGTAGCACTGATCGGCACCCGCATCGAGGCGGCGCTGCGCGGCCTGGTGCATCCCGCCATCGCCCTGGGCCATGGCGAACAGGTGGTGCTGCCACCGCTGCCTTTGGACGAGGCGCTGGACGTTGGTCACGCCCTGGTCCAGGCCGCCGCGCTGCTGCACGAGCGCACCGTCCAGCGCGACGAGGCCGAGCGCGCCGAACGGATGCTGCGCGAGGCCAAGCGCGCGGTGGAGCGCAATGAAGCCTTCCTGCGAGGCATTTTCGAGGAATCCCCGGACGGCATCCTGCTGGTTGGCCACGACGGCCGGGTGACGCGCGCCAACGTCCAGGCCGAGCGCATGTTCGGTTACGCCGCCGGCGCGCTGGAAGGGCTGGCGCTGGATGCGCTGCTGGTGGAAAGCGGGGAGTCGCCGACCTCGGTGTACGAGCGCATGCGCGCCGCCCCGGCCAGGAGCGGCATGGCCGGCACCACCCACCTGCGCGGCCTGCGGCCCGACGGCCAGGCCTTCGCGGCCGACGCCATGGCCAACCCGCTGCCGGAGCGCGCGCTCCTGATCGTGACCGTGCGCGACGTCAGCGCCGGCTGGGAACAGGAGAAAGCGCTGCGCCAGGCGTTCAAGGACAAGAGTACCCTGCTCAAGGAGCTCTATCATCGCGTCAAGAACAACCTGCAGCTCATCGTCAGCCTGTTCAACCTGCAGGCGCGCACCATGGAAGAGGGGCGGGAGCGACAAGCCCTGCTGGAAGCGGCCGATCGGGTGCGCGCGATGGCGCTGGTGCACGAACGCCTGTACCAGTCGCGCTCACTCGGCACCATCCGCCTGGACGACTACATGCGCGAGCTGTGCGACCAGCTTGCCAACGCCGCCTCTGCGCGGGAACGCGGCATCGCCCTGGCGCTCGACGCGGCGCCGGTCGAGGTGGGACTCGACGTCGCGGTACCGCTGGGCCTGCTGCTCAACGAGATCGTGTCGAACAGCCTCAAGCATGCCTTTCCTGACGGGCGCGCCGGGGCCATCCGCATCAGCCTGGCGCCGTTGGCCGGCGCTGCGCAAAGGGGCGACGACACCCTGCAACTGGTCGTCTGCGACGACGGGATCGGACTGCCACCAGAAGCCGAACGAACTTCGCGACCGACCTTGGGTCTAAAGCTGGCTGCGGCCCTAAGCGAACAGTTGCTCGCCAGCCTCACGTTCGAAAACCGTGACGGCGCCTGCGTGTCGCTCACCTTCCGCGCGCGCGGCCATGGCGGGCACGATGCCGGTCCGGTACCCGATTCGTCGTCCCGTCCGTCGCTCGCGGGCGCCGACGATTCCATTCCTGGATAG
- a CDS encoding two-component system response regulator: MLQLLPDTLQDAPSLLVVEDEAVVAMDIAGQLRDMGYRVCGCVDNGVDAIAQARARQPDLVLMDVVLRGEMDGITAAAAIGAELHIPILFLTAYSDDQTVERATHAMPYGYLTKPFQARELRAVIEVALRKAELERAQRDNERWLGSVLRGVGDAVIATDAAGRVGLANPAAEDLLGTRQLRGRLAADVIRLEDAAGTVVELTRLEGASRSGAAVLVTLDGVRIPVDFSAGPICDERACRMGTAIVLHDERERVAAELRLARSEQRFRSAFDQAPLGLALVNLDNRYVRVNRAMCRLLGAPVDELVGAAQDAFGDSVDNAIEREYQQDLLAGRSDAVQYERRYRPKDGRTVWALVSATLLPTNHEPQQFLIQVNDVTERKRAEEELAHLAHHDALTGVANRAMLGEQVERELAVARRRGARLAVVFIDLDYFKHVNDSYGHEVGDLVLKELATRLVRGVRAIDIVGRMGGDEFVVVLSEVSDAHDVIKLTGKLRHECARPLHCGSHEVRLAVSMGVSLFPDDAQDFRTLLRFADSALYHAKGEGRNNVQFYRPELTARMEMRVRLVVGLRTALERGELEMFYQPIVALADGLPSAAEALLRWRHPELGLLMPDLFLPVLEESSVSEEIGAWTILEACRQGARWNADGAPGLRMGVNVTSAQFKSGRLVPVVEAALRASGLEPGCLCVEITEQSQLADTEQTRATLAALKSMGVLVAIDDFGTGYSSLGYISRLKPDELKIDKSLVTGVDTDAEHAGLVVAALAMARSLRLMVVAEGVETEAEQAFLQAHGCDMAQGFLHARPIPAPEFEAWLAAAGHVNRPGGAPAH; this comes from the coding sequence ATGCTCCAGTTATTGCCCGACACCCTGCAGGACGCGCCGAGCCTGCTGGTGGTCGAAGACGAAGCGGTGGTCGCCATGGACATCGCGGGCCAGCTGCGCGACATGGGCTACCGTGTCTGCGGCTGCGTCGACAACGGCGTTGACGCCATCGCGCAGGCACGCGCCCGTCAGCCCGACCTGGTGCTGATGGACGTCGTGCTGCGCGGCGAGATGGACGGCATCACCGCCGCCGCCGCGATCGGCGCCGAACTCCATATTCCGATCCTGTTCCTGACCGCGTACAGCGACGACCAGACCGTCGAGCGCGCCACCCATGCCATGCCCTATGGCTACCTGACCAAGCCGTTCCAGGCGCGCGAACTGCGGGCGGTGATCGAGGTCGCCTTGCGCAAGGCCGAACTGGAGCGCGCGCAGCGCGACAACGAGCGCTGGCTCGGCTCGGTTCTGCGCGGCGTCGGAGACGCGGTGATCGCCACCGACGCCGCGGGCCGGGTGGGCCTGGCGAATCCCGCGGCCGAGGACTTGCTGGGCACGCGACAATTGCGCGGCCGGCTCGCCGCCGACGTGATCCGCCTCGAGGACGCTGCCGGCACCGTGGTCGAGCTGACACGCCTGGAGGGCGCTTCCCGCAGCGGCGCAGCGGTGCTGGTGACCCTTGACGGGGTGCGGATCCCGGTGGATTTCTCCGCCGGCCCGATCTGCGACGAACGCGCATGCCGGATGGGGACCGCGATCGTGCTGCACGACGAGCGCGAACGCGTCGCGGCCGAGCTGCGCCTCGCGCGCAGCGAGCAGCGTTTCCGCAGCGCCTTCGACCAGGCGCCCCTCGGGCTGGCGCTGGTTAACCTCGACAACCGTTACGTGCGTGTCAACCGCGCGATGTGCCGCCTGCTGGGAGCGCCAGTCGACGAGCTCGTGGGCGCCGCGCAGGATGCCTTCGGCGACAGCGTCGACAACGCGATCGAGCGGGAGTACCAGCAGGACCTGCTCGCAGGGCGCAGCGACGCGGTCCAGTACGAACGGCGCTACCGGCCGAAGGACGGGCGCACCGTATGGGCGCTGGTCTCGGCCACGCTGCTGCCGACCAACCACGAGCCACAGCAGTTCCTGATCCAGGTGAACGACGTCACCGAACGCAAACGCGCAGAGGAAGAGCTGGCCCACCTGGCCCATCATGACGCCCTGACCGGCGTGGCGAACCGCGCGATGCTGGGCGAGCAGGTCGAGCGCGAGCTGGCGGTGGCGCGCCGTCGTGGCGCCCGCCTGGCGGTGGTCTTCATCGACCTCGACTATTTCAAGCACGTCAATGACAGCTATGGCCACGAGGTCGGCGACCTCGTGCTGAAGGAGCTGGCGACCCGCCTGGTTCGCGGCGTGCGCGCGATCGACATCGTCGGCCGCATGGGCGGCGACGAGTTCGTGGTGGTGCTGTCCGAGGTATCCGACGCGCATGACGTGATCAAGCTGACCGGCAAGCTGCGCCATGAATGCGCTCGTCCGCTCCACTGCGGGAGCCACGAGGTGCGACTGGCCGTCAGCATGGGCGTGAGCCTGTTCCCCGACGACGCGCAGGATTTCCGCACGCTGCTGCGCTTCGCCGACAGCGCCCTCTACCACGCCAAGGGGGAGGGCCGCAACAACGTCCAGTTCTACCGGCCCGAGCTCACGGCGCGCATGGAGATGCGGGTGCGGCTGGTTGTCGGCCTGCGCACCGCCCTTGAGCGCGGCGAACTCGAGATGTTCTACCAGCCGATCGTGGCACTGGCCGACGGCCTCCCGTCCGCCGCCGAAGCCCTGCTGCGCTGGCGCCATCCCGAACTGGGCCTTTTGATGCCTGACCTGTTCCTGCCGGTGCTCGAGGAATCGTCGGTGAGCGAGGAGATCGGCGCCTGGACCATTCTCGAAGCATGCCGCCAGGGCGCGCGCTGGAACGCCGACGGCGCACCCGGCCTGCGCATGGGTGTGAACGTGACGTCGGCCCAGTTCAAGTCCGGGCGCCTGGTGCCGGTGGTCGAAGCGGCGCTGCGCGCCTCCGGCCTGGAACCGGGTTGCCTGTGCGTCGAGATCACCGAACAAAGCCAGCTGGCCGACACCGAACAGACCCGCGCCACCCTGGCCGCGCTGAAATCCATGGGCGTGCTGGTGGCGATCGACGATTTCGGCACCGGTTACTCGTCGCTGGGCTACATCAGCCGCCTGAAGCCCGACGAGCTCAAGATCGACAAGTCGCTGGTGACCGGCGTCGACACCGACGCCGAACACGCGGGCCTGGTGGTGGCCGCGCTGGCCATGGCGCGCAGCCTGCGCCTGATGGTGGTGGCCGAAGGCGTCGAGACCGAGGCCGAGCAGGCCTTCCTGCAGGCCCACGGCTGCGACATGGCCCAGGGCTTCCTGCATGCGCGTCCTATCCCGGCGCCCGAGTTCGAGGCGTGGCTGGCGGCGGCCGGCCACGTGAACAGGCCCGGCGGGGCGCCGGCGCATTGA